The Thalassospira sp. ER-Se-21-Dark genome includes a region encoding these proteins:
- the purD gene encoding phosphoribosylamine--glycine ligase, translating to MKVLVVGGGGREHALCWAIARSPRISKLWCAPGNAGIADSAECVAISDGDIDGLVKFATDNAVDLVVVGPEAPLVAGLVDALDAVGIKSFGCSKAAAQLEGSKGFMKDMVAKFGVPTAAYGRFTDPKDAKTFVEKQGAPIVVKTDGLAAGKGVTICMTNDEAFTAIEECMVGGKFGDAGAEIVIEEFLKGEEASFFAVCDGENVIPLVAAQDHKAVGEGDTGPNTGGMGAYSPAPVFTDAVEAKVMDQIIIPTVKGMANEGHPFKGVLFAGLMIDDAGNPKLIEYNIRFGDPECQVLMTRLKSDVLDILDGAATGTLDKVKPEWHDETAMVVVMAAKGYPGSYEKGTEIKNVPAADAMDKVKVLHAGTKMDGDKLVATGGRVLGVTARGATVTETQKRAYEAVDAIDWDGGFCRRDIGWRAVAREQG from the coding sequence ATGAAGGTTCTGGTCGTTGGCGGCGGCGGACGTGAACACGCATTGTGCTGGGCAATTGCGCGCAGCCCGCGCATTTCCAAACTGTGGTGTGCACCGGGCAATGCCGGTATCGCGGATTCGGCCGAATGCGTTGCGATTTCCGATGGCGACATTGATGGTCTGGTAAAGTTTGCCACGGACAACGCGGTTGATCTGGTCGTTGTCGGCCCCGAAGCCCCGCTGGTGGCAGGCCTTGTCGATGCCCTTGATGCCGTGGGCATCAAATCATTTGGCTGTTCCAAGGCCGCAGCCCAGCTTGAAGGCTCCAAGGGCTTCATGAAGGACATGGTGGCGAAGTTCGGTGTGCCGACCGCTGCCTATGGCCGCTTTACCGATCCCAAGGACGCCAAGACGTTTGTCGAAAAACAGGGCGCACCGATTGTGGTCAAGACCGATGGTCTGGCTGCTGGCAAGGGTGTGACCATTTGTATGACAAATGACGAAGCCTTTACTGCGATTGAAGAATGCATGGTCGGCGGCAAGTTTGGCGATGCCGGTGCGGAAATCGTGATCGAGGAATTCCTCAAAGGTGAAGAAGCCTCATTTTTTGCTGTTTGTGATGGCGAAAATGTCATTCCGCTGGTCGCAGCCCAGGATCACAAGGCGGTTGGCGAAGGCGATACCGGCCCCAATACGGGCGGCATGGGTGCCTATTCCCCGGCCCCGGTCTTTACCGATGCGGTCGAAGCCAAAGTCATGGATCAGATCATCATCCCGACCGTCAAGGGCATGGCCAACGAAGGCCACCCGTTCAAGGGCGTTTTGTTTGCCGGTCTGATGATTGATGATGCGGGCAATCCGAAACTGATCGAATACAACATTCGTTTTGGCGACCCGGAATGTCAGGTCCTGATGACCCGTTTGAAATCAGACGTGCTTGATATCCTGGACGGGGCAGCCACCGGCACGCTCGATAAAGTCAAACCGGAATGGCACGATGAAACCGCGATGGTCGTTGTCATGGCCGCCAAGGGGTATCCGGGATCCTACGAAAAAGGGACCGAGATCAAAAACGTTCCGGCGGCGGACGCCATGGACAAGGTCAAGGTCCTGCATGCCGGTACCAAGATGGATGGCGACAAGCTGGTTGCAACCGGTGGCCGCGTTCTTGGTGTGACAGCGCGCGGTGCGACGGTGACCGAAACCCAGAAACGCGCCTATGAGGCGGTTGATGCGATTGACTGGGATGGTGGTTTCTGCCGCCGCGATATCGGCTGGCGCGCGGTTGCCCGCGAACAGGGCTAA
- a CDS encoding ABC transporter ATP-binding protein has protein sequence MSLELRNVGWNAGFKKIISDVSLRVTRGEFLGVIGPNGSGKTSMMSVLGGIRAPSTGQALLGDQPMKKIGRRNLARHIGFVEQQADTIDRITVRDAVALGRTPYLSLLTPWSGHDDAIVCEALASVEMGPFADRMWHTLSGGEKQRVHIARALAQQPDFLLLDEPTNHLDIHHQLGLLELVRALPVTVVAALHDLNHAAMFCDRIAMMDGGKLIALGTPQQILTSQNLRDVFGVAADIEIDDQGRCHIRYHAGNQKSSDIKKDRVA, from the coding sequence ATGAGCCTTGAATTACGCAATGTCGGCTGGAATGCCGGATTTAAAAAGATCATCAGCGACGTGTCGCTTCGGGTCACGCGTGGCGAGTTCCTAGGTGTCATCGGGCCAAACGGGTCGGGCAAAACCAGCATGATGTCGGTTCTGGGTGGCATTCGTGCCCCGTCGACCGGGCAGGCATTGCTGGGCGATCAGCCGATGAAGAAAATCGGTCGGCGCAACCTTGCCCGTCATATCGGCTTTGTCGAACAACAGGCCGACACCATCGACCGCATTACCGTGCGCGATGCCGTCGCGCTTGGTCGAACGCCATATCTCAGTTTGCTAACACCATGGTCAGGGCATGACGACGCCATCGTGTGTGAAGCCCTTGCCAGTGTTGAAATGGGGCCGTTTGCAGACCGGATGTGGCATACGCTTTCGGGCGGTGAAAAGCAGCGCGTTCATATCGCCCGTGCCTTGGCCCAGCAGCCGGATTTCCTGTTGCTTGATGAACCGACCAACCATCTTGATATCCATCATCAGCTGGGTCTGCTGGAACTTGTGCGTGCACTGCCGGTCACCGTGGTGGCCGCCCTGCATGATCTAAACCATGCGGCGATGTTTTGTGACCGGATTGCGATGATGGATGGTGGCAAGCTGATTGCGCTTGGCACGCCCCAACAGATTTTGACATCGCAAAACCTTCGCGATGTTTTTGGCGTTGCCGCCGATATCGAAATTGATGATCAGGGCCGCTGTCACATCCGCTATCACGCCGGAAACCAGAAATCTTCGGACATAAAAAAAGACCGGGTTGCGTAA
- a CDS encoding iron ABC transporter permease: MFETTPVQQPVQPPRQSLAGRAYLVRAGVSLGALVLLVGVIAMAAAKGETHIPLGTVLQTIANHLWQAGYDVDPIDAGIIWNYRISRAMVAAACGASLALSGAVLQALLRNSLADPYLLGISAGASTGAVSVAILGFGAGMVSLSLGAFVGALVAFGFVALLAIPAGRGAGAIILAGVAGSQLFNALTSFIVTKAATADEARGVMFWLLGNLSGVRWPDVYLALPVAVIGLLVCLWYSRALDAFTFGVESAASLGVPVRRVYVVLIAIAASMTAVMVSIVGSIGFVGLVIPHAARFFVGTRHGFLLPASALIGAVFLVAADIVSRIILDGQVLPIGVITALIGAPAFAIILCHGRVLR; this comes from the coding sequence ATGTTTGAAACAACGCCAGTGCAGCAGCCGGTTCAGCCACCTCGGCAATCGCTGGCGGGGCGGGCATATCTTGTGCGGGCTGGTGTCAGTCTTGGCGCCCTGGTTTTGCTTGTTGGCGTCATCGCGATGGCCGCGGCCAAGGGGGAAACACACATTCCCCTTGGCACCGTGCTTCAGACCATTGCCAATCATCTTTGGCAGGCGGGCTATGACGTTGATCCGATTGATGCCGGGATCATCTGGAATTACCGGATATCGCGCGCGATGGTGGCGGCGGCCTGCGGCGCATCCCTTGCGCTATCTGGCGCAGTGTTGCAGGCGCTTTTGCGCAATAGTCTGGCGGATCCCTATTTACTGGGCATTTCGGCCGGGGCATCGACCGGTGCGGTCAGTGTTGCCATTCTGGGGTTCGGGGCAGGCATGGTTTCCCTGTCGCTTGGGGCCTTTGTCGGCGCGTTGGTGGCGTTCGGGTTTGTTGCCCTTTTGGCCATTCCGGCCGGGCGCGGGGCCGGTGCGATCATTCTTGCCGGGGTTGCCGGATCGCAACTGTTTAACGCATTAACGTCCTTCATCGTGACCAAGGCCGCCACGGCGGACGAGGCACGCGGGGTGATGTTCTGGTTGCTTGGCAATCTAAGCGGCGTGCGCTGGCCTGATGTCTATCTGGCGCTGCCGGTCGCCGTCATCGGCTTGCTGGTCTGCCTTTGGTATTCGCGGGCGCTCGATGCCTTTACCTTTGGCGTGGAATCGGCGGCGTCCCTTGGTGTGCCGGTGCGTCGGGTTTACGTGGTGTTGATTGCCATTGCTGCCTCGATGACCGCGGTGATGGTCAGTATCGTCGGGTCCATCGGCTTTGTCGGGTTGGTCATCCCCCATGCCGCGCGGTTCTTTGTTGGCACGCGGCACGGGTTTCTGTTGCCGGCCTCCGCCCTGATCGGGGCGGTGTTCCTTGTGGCGGCCGATATTGTATCGCGCATCATCCTTGATGGTCAGGTCCTGCCCATCGGGGTGATCACAGCCCTTATTGGTGCACCGGCGTTTGCGATCATCCTGTGTCATGGGCGGGTGTTGCGATGA
- a CDS encoding ABC transporter substrate-binding protein: MINHDKRVLAVGVFAAGLISSVSFASATEYPLSIENCGTVLQFDAAPDRVVSLGQSTTEILYSLGLADKVKGTGVWFGPVMDEFKDVNASVPRLADNDPGFETVVAQKPQLVATQYQWHVGPKGTVGTTEQFNELSIPVYTAPADCVGKDNAGGGDGVRHEGFTMDLIYREISDLAQIFDVEDRGEALIASLKERQANSLERVTASGHNNVSAVFWFSSPEINSDPYVAGKNGAAGYIAGKLGVRNIIDSNEEWPTVGWETIARANPDIIVIGKMGRRRFPADDWQVKMDFLKTDPVASQMKAVRNGNIVVMDAQSMDPTIRLINGIETLAEAVERLSASN, encoded by the coding sequence GTGATCAATCACGATAAACGTGTACTGGCGGTCGGGGTGTTTGCCGCTGGTCTTATTTCATCTGTTTCATTTGCGTCCGCAACCGAATATCCGCTCAGTATCGAGAATTGCGGCACTGTATTGCAATTTGACGCGGCCCCGGATCGCGTGGTGTCGCTGGGCCAAAGCACGACCGAAATTCTTTATTCGCTGGGTCTGGCCGATAAGGTCAAGGGTACCGGTGTTTGGTTTGGCCCGGTGATGGATGAATTCAAGGATGTGAATGCCTCTGTTCCGCGTCTGGCCGACAATGACCCGGGGTTCGAAACCGTTGTCGCGCAAAAGCCGCAACTGGTTGCCACCCAGTATCAATGGCATGTCGGGCCCAAGGGCACCGTCGGCACCACCGAACAGTTCAACGAATTATCCATTCCGGTCTACACCGCACCTGCCGATTGTGTGGGTAAGGACAATGCCGGTGGCGGTGACGGGGTCCGCCATGAAGGCTTCACCATGGATCTGATTTATCGCGAGATTTCCGATCTGGCGCAGATTTTTGATGTCGAAGATCGCGGTGAGGCATTGATTGCCAGCTTGAAGGAACGTCAGGCGAACTCATTGGAACGTGTGACGGCAAGCGGCCATAACAACGTATCCGCCGTCTTCTGGTTTTCCAGCCCGGAAATCAACAGTGATCCCTATGTGGCCGGCAAAAACGGTGCGGCAGGCTATATCGCCGGTAAACTTGGTGTCCGCAACATTATCGACAGCAATGAAGAATGGCCGACCGTTGGCTGGGAAACCATTGCGCGCGCCAATCCTGATATCATCGTGATCGGTAAAATGGGCCGTCGGCGTTTTCCGGCCGATGACTGGCAGGTCAAGATGGACTTCCTGAAAACCGATCCGGTCGCAAGTCAGATGAAGGCGGTTCGCAATGGCAATATCGTGGTGATGGACGCCCAGTCGATGGATCCGACCATCCGCCTGATCAATGGTATTGAAACACTTGCCGAAGCCGTCGAACGACTGAGTGCTTCGAACTGA